The sequence ACACCTCAACCCGGCCCTTCGATCTGCCCGCACCGCGACCCGCTCGCCCTCCGACGACACGACGCCCCTCCCACGACCGACGGCCGCCCTCCACCCCACGAAGGCGCCTTGCTCAGCACAGTCCTAGAGCTTGGCCACCTGGGAGAACTCGAGCTCGACCGGGGTCTCCCGGCCGAAGATGTTCACCAGCACCTTCACCTTGAGCTGATCCTCGTTGATCTCGACGATCACCCCCGAGAAGTCGGCGAACGGCCCCTCCTTGATACGAACCGTCTCGCCCATCTCGTACTCGAGGCGAGGCTTGCCCCGCTTGGGTGCCTCCTCGGCGCCCTCAGCCTTGACCTGGAGGAACGACTCGACGTCGCGGCGCGGCAGCGGAGAAGGCTTGGCCCCCTGTCCGACGAAGCCGGTCACGCCCGGGGTGTTGCGGATGACGTACCAGGAATCGTCGTCCAGCTCGCAACGGACGAGCAGGTAGCCGGGGAACATCTTCTTCTGGACGACCTGCTTCTTGCCGTTCTTGAACTCGACCACGTCCTCCATCGGGATCACGACCTCGTGGATGCGCTCCTCCATGTTCATCGAGGAGATGCGGGCCTCGAGGTTCTGCTTGACCTTCTTCTCGTAGCCCGACTGGGTGTGCACCACGAACCACTGGCCCGGGCGGTCGTAGGGGCTCTCGACCCGGGGCTCCTCCGCGAGAAGCTCGTCCTCGCCGATCACCTCGGTGTCATCGAGCGCAGACGCGTCAGCAGCCGCGCCCCCTTCCTCCCCGGCGAGGGCCGGCGGCTCGATCGTCGCCCCGGCATCGGTGGTCTCGGTGTCGGCGGTCATCTCGGTCTCGCCGAGCAGCGCGTCTTCGGTGGAGTAGGAGCTCATTTGGCCTGGAATAGTCGGAGGACACCCTCGCTGACGACCCAGTCGACAACGAAGATCAGGGTCGTGAAGAACACGAGCGTGACGAGGACGATGATGGAGTAGTTGATGGTCTCGGACCGAGTCGGCCAGACGACCTTGCGCAGCTCAGCGCGCACCTCGTGCACGAACTGGCGCGGCGTGGTGCGTTGCTCGGCGGGCTTGGGCGCCTGCGGCCCCCGCCGGGTGCGGATCGGCTCGCCATCCGGGCCGAGCTCGCCCTGACGCTGGAGCATGCGCTTCTGTTCTCGGTTCAAGGCCATGGTGAGGACACCCTTGCAGGGGATCGGAAGCAGGGCAGGAGGGACTCGAACCCCCAACCGCCGGTTTTGGAGACCGGTGCTCTACCAGTTGAGCTACTGCCCTAGGGGTCGCAGTCCCGGCGGCAGGATAGCAGCCTGCCTTCGCGCCGAGACAGCGAGCACGGGTGCCCGCAGCCTATCCCCCACAGGCGACGTCGGTGTCGGGGTCGGCGGCTCGGGCGACCGACGCGAGGTCAGCCCGCGAGTGACATCCGACGACGAGAGCGGCTGGCCAGCACGATCGCCCCCGCGGCGCCGGCCGCGGTCGCCGCAGCGATGCCGCCCAGGTACGCCACCCGGCGGCCGGTCAGGATGCTGCGGATCGCCCGCCGCTCCCCCGCCTGCTCCAGGTGCAGGAGGATCTCGGGCAGCAGGCCCGGTGCCGGGACCAGCACCTCGGTGCGCAGGGCGCGCAGCGCCCGCAACAGCTTGCGGTACTGGGCCAACTCGGCCTGGCACCGCAGGCAGTGCTCCACGTGAGCCCGGGAAGGGCCGTCGAGCAGGACCGACCCATCGGCGGCGTCGGAGAGGGACCCGGTGAGCTGCTCACACCGCATGAGCCTGCTCCTCGGAGGGGCGGGCGAAGAGGTCGTCACGCAGCTTCTTGCGTGCTCGATGGAGCCGGACCTTCGCCGCGGACTCGGAGATGCCCAGCTCGGCGGCGATGGCCTCGTGCGGGAGGTCGTAGACGTCGCGCAGGATGACCACCGCCCGCAGCTTCGGCGGCAGGGCCCGCAGGGCCACCTGAAGACGCTCGCGTAGCGCGGTCGCCTCCGCCTGCACCTCGGGGCTCGCCGCGGGGCGCTCGTCCCGGGTGCTCAGGTCCTCGGTCAGCTCCTCGCAGCGGTTCCGCTGGCGCCGGCCGAGGAACGTCGATGCGCAGTTCGCCGTGATGCGGTACATCCACGTCGAGAACTGCGCGTCGCCTCGAAAGCGCTTCAAACCCTTGTAGGCACGGAGATACGCCTCTTGCACCACGTCCCGAGCGTCTTCCTCGTTGCCGGTGAGGCGATACGCCAAGGTGTAGGTCTCGACGTAGGTTGCCCTCACCAGCTCGTCGAACGCGTGGCGGTCGCCATCGCGGGCGGCAACCACGAGGTCAGCCACGTCGACTGGCATCAGCTTTCTGACCTGGCGTGAGCATGCGGGTTACGTGACGATTCGGTTACGTCGAGGCACCGGCCGAGAACCGGTCAGCGGGTCTCCTTGTGCAAGGTGTGAGCCCGGTCCCACTTGCAGTACTTCTTGAGCTCGATGCGCTCGCGAT comes from Rhabdothermincola sediminis and encodes:
- the nusG gene encoding transcription termination/antitermination protein NusG codes for the protein MSSYSTEDALLGETEMTADTETTDAGATIEPPALAGEEGGAAADASALDDTEVIGEDELLAEEPRVESPYDRPGQWFVVHTQSGYEKKVKQNLEARISSMNMEERIHEVVIPMEDVVEFKNGKKQVVQKKMFPGYLLVRCELDDDSWYVIRNTPGVTGFVGQGAKPSPLPRRDVESFLQVKAEGAEEAPKRGKPRLEYEMGETVRIKEGPFADFSGVIVEINEDQLKVKVLVNIFGRETPVELEFSQVAKL
- a CDS encoding RNA polymerase sigma factor; the protein is MPVDVADLVVAARDGDRHAFDELVRATYVETYTLAYRLTGNEEDARDVVQEAYLRAYKGLKRFRGDAQFSTWMYRITANCASTFLGRRQRNRCEELTEDLSTRDERPAASPEVQAEATALRERLQVALRALPPKLRAVVILRDVYDLPHEAIAAELGISESAAKVRLHRARKKLRDDLFARPSEEQAHAV
- the secE gene encoding preprotein translocase subunit SecE translates to MALNREQKRMLQRQGELGPDGEPIRTRRGPQAPKPAEQRTTPRQFVHEVRAELRKVVWPTRSETINYSIIVLVTLVFFTTLIFVVDWVVSEGVLRLFQAK